The following proteins are encoded in a genomic region of Dasypus novemcinctus isolate mDasNov1 chromosome 21, mDasNov1.1.hap2, whole genome shotgun sequence:
- the CD300LG gene encoding CMRF35-like molecule 9 isoform X16, whose amino-acid sequence MGASSREPGAWIREVLTCTPAVVSGYGAVVGPKEVSGFEGDTVSLQCSYGEERRTFRKYWCRIGGIFISRCSGRVYAGGDSQEGRVSVRDRRKELRFTVTLRNLTLQDAGQYWCGVQRLGFDETFLVSLLVFPGPCCPSSPSPSFQPLTTTRLQPKAKAWQTQPPELTSPGLHPRVTAAKQGETEPKALPSTGASWYVHAASSPARASPHAATSPHAGIAYPATQLHATSTKGPGPRSSSSSSSRPRVSIPIARILAPVLILLALLLATALAALGSHVLCRRKEVPLAKETERSEKVDFAHSGPLGLHSAPSPLPAPTRTSSS is encoded by the exons ATGGGAGCTTCCAGTCGTGAGCCCGGGGCTTGGATTCGGGAGGTTCTGACCTGCACCCCTGCTGTGGTTTCAGGTTATGGAGCCGTGGTGGGCCCAAAGGAGGTCAGCGGGTTTGAAGGTGACACTGTGTCCCTGCAGTGCTCGTACGGGGAGGAGCGGAGGACGTTCAGGAAATACTGGTGCAGGATTGGCGGCATCTTCATCTCCCGCTGCTCCGGCAGGGTCTACGCGGGAGGAGACAGCCAGGAGGGCAGGGTCTCCGTCCGCGACAGGCGCAAGGAGCTCAGGTTCACCGTCACCCTGCGGAACCTCACCCTGCAAGACGCTGGGCAGTACTGGTGTGGGGTCCAAAGGCTGGGCTTCGATGAGACTTTCCTGGTCTCCCTGCTCGTCTTTCCAG GGCCCTGCTGtccttcctccccttctccctccttccaGCCTCTTACTACTACACGTCTCCAGCCCAAGGCCAAAGCTTGGCAAACTCAGCCCCCAGAATTGA CTTCTCCTGGTCTCCACCCGAGAGTCACCGCAGCCAAGCAGGGGGAGACAGAGCCCAAGGCCCTGCCGTCCACAGGGGCCTCCTGGTACGTGCACGCAGCCAGCTCCCCTGCACGGGCCTCCCCTCACGCGGCGACCTCTCCTCATGCAGGGATCGCCTACCCGGCTACACAGCTGCACGCCACCTCGACAAAGGGCCCCGGCccaagaagcagcagcagcagcagctctaGGCCCAG GGTGTCCATCCCGATTGCCCGCATCTTGGCCCCAGTTCTGATACTGCTGGCCCTTCTGCTGGCCACGGCCCTGGCCGCCCTCGGCAGCCACGTGCTCTGCAGGAGGAAGGAAG TTCCACTGGCCAAGGAGACAGAGAGGAGCGAGAAGGTCGACTTCGCACACTCG
- the CD300LG gene encoding CMRF35-like molecule 9 isoform X13: MGASSREPGAWIREVLTCTPAVVSGYGAVVGPKEVSGFEGDTVSLQCSYGEERRTFRKYWCRIGGIFISRCSGRVYAGGDSQEGRVSVRDRRKELRFTVTLRNLTLQDAGQYWCGVQRLGFDETFLVSLLVFPGPCCPSSPSPSFQPLTTTRLQPKAKAWQTQPPELTSPGLHPRVTAAKQGETEPKALPSTGASWYVHAASSPARASPHAATSPHAGIAYPATQLHATSTKGPGPRSSSSSSSRPRVSIPIARILAPVLILLALLLATALAALGSHVLCRRKEGEPVPLAKETERSEKVDFAHSVKEESRSSVYPAREPPRSCENGGKC; this comes from the exons ATGGGAGCTTCCAGTCGTGAGCCCGGGGCTTGGATTCGGGAGGTTCTGACCTGCACCCCTGCTGTGGTTTCAGGTTATGGAGCCGTGGTGGGCCCAAAGGAGGTCAGCGGGTTTGAAGGTGACACTGTGTCCCTGCAGTGCTCGTACGGGGAGGAGCGGAGGACGTTCAGGAAATACTGGTGCAGGATTGGCGGCATCTTCATCTCCCGCTGCTCCGGCAGGGTCTACGCGGGAGGAGACAGCCAGGAGGGCAGGGTCTCCGTCCGCGACAGGCGCAAGGAGCTCAGGTTCACCGTCACCCTGCGGAACCTCACCCTGCAAGACGCTGGGCAGTACTGGTGTGGGGTCCAAAGGCTGGGCTTCGATGAGACTTTCCTGGTCTCCCTGCTCGTCTTTCCAG GGCCCTGCTGtccttcctccccttctccctccttccaGCCTCTTACTACTACACGTCTCCAGCCCAAGGCCAAAGCTTGGCAAACTCAGCCCCCAGAATTGA CTTCTCCTGGTCTCCACCCGAGAGTCACCGCAGCCAAGCAGGGGGAGACAGAGCCCAAGGCCCTGCCGTCCACAGGGGCCTCCTGGTACGTGCACGCAGCCAGCTCCCCTGCACGGGCCTCCCCTCACGCGGCGACCTCTCCTCATGCAGGGATCGCCTACCCGGCTACACAGCTGCACGCCACCTCGACAAAGGGCCCCGGCccaagaagcagcagcagcagcagctctaGGCCCAG GGTGTCCATCCCGATTGCCCGCATCTTGGCCCCAGTTCTGATACTGCTGGCCCTTCTGCTGGCCACGGCCCTGGCCGCCCTCGGCAGCCACGTGCTCTGCAGGAGGAAGGAAGGTGAGCCAG TTCCACTGGCCAAGGAGACAGAGAGGAGCGAGAAGGTCGACTTCGCACACTCG GTCAAAGAGGAAAGCAGAAGCTCTGTTTACCCTGCCAGGGAGCCCCCAAGGAGCTGTGAAAACGGAGGGAAGTGTTAG
- the CD300LG gene encoding CMRF35-like molecule 9 isoform X12 translates to MGASSREPGAWIREVLTCTPAVVSGYGAVVGPKEVSGFEGDTVSLQCSYGEERRTFRKYWCRIGGIFISRCSGRVYAGGDSQEGRVSVRDRRKELRFTVTLRNLTLQDAGQYWCGVQRLGFDETFLVSLLVFPGPCCPSSPSPSFQPLTTTRLQPKAKAWQTQPPELTSPGLHPRVTAAKQGETEPKALPSTGASWYVHAASSPARASPHAATSPHAGIAYPATQLHATSTKGPGPRSSSSSSSRPRVSIPIARILAPVLILLALLLATALAALGSHVLCRRKEGALRGSLSVPLAKETERSEKVDFAHSGPLGLHSAPSPLPAPTRTSSS, encoded by the exons ATGGGAGCTTCCAGTCGTGAGCCCGGGGCTTGGATTCGGGAGGTTCTGACCTGCACCCCTGCTGTGGTTTCAGGTTATGGAGCCGTGGTGGGCCCAAAGGAGGTCAGCGGGTTTGAAGGTGACACTGTGTCCCTGCAGTGCTCGTACGGGGAGGAGCGGAGGACGTTCAGGAAATACTGGTGCAGGATTGGCGGCATCTTCATCTCCCGCTGCTCCGGCAGGGTCTACGCGGGAGGAGACAGCCAGGAGGGCAGGGTCTCCGTCCGCGACAGGCGCAAGGAGCTCAGGTTCACCGTCACCCTGCGGAACCTCACCCTGCAAGACGCTGGGCAGTACTGGTGTGGGGTCCAAAGGCTGGGCTTCGATGAGACTTTCCTGGTCTCCCTGCTCGTCTTTCCAG GGCCCTGCTGtccttcctccccttctccctccttccaGCCTCTTACTACTACACGTCTCCAGCCCAAGGCCAAAGCTTGGCAAACTCAGCCCCCAGAATTGA CTTCTCCTGGTCTCCACCCGAGAGTCACCGCAGCCAAGCAGGGGGAGACAGAGCCCAAGGCCCTGCCGTCCACAGGGGCCTCCTGGTACGTGCACGCAGCCAGCTCCCCTGCACGGGCCTCCCCTCACGCGGCGACCTCTCCTCATGCAGGGATCGCCTACCCGGCTACACAGCTGCACGCCACCTCGACAAAGGGCCCCGGCccaagaagcagcagcagcagcagctctaGGCCCAG GGTGTCCATCCCGATTGCCCGCATCTTGGCCCCAGTTCTGATACTGCTGGCCCTTCTGCTGGCCACGGCCCTGGCCGCCCTCGGCAGCCACGTGCTCTGCAGGAGGAAGGAAG GTGCCCTTCGGGGGTCTCTTTCAGTTCCACTGGCCAAGGAGACAGAGAGGAGCGAGAAGGTCGACTTCGCACACTCG
- the CD300LG gene encoding CMRF35-like molecule 9 isoform X11 yields the protein MGASSREPGAWIREVLTCTPAVVSGYGAVVGPKEVSGFEGDTVSLQCSYGEERRTFRKYWCRIGGIFISRCSGRVYAGGDSQEGRVSVRDRRKELRFTVTLRNLTLQDAGQYWCGVQRLGFDETFLVSLLVFPGPCCPSSPSPSFQPLTTTRLQPKAKAWQTQPPELTSPGLHPRVTAAKQGETEPKALPSTGASWYVHAASSPARASPHAATSPHAGIAYPATQLHATSTKGPGPRSSSSSSSRPRVSIPIARILAPVLILLALLLATALAALGSHVLCRRKEGALRGSLSVPLAKETERSEKVDFAHSVKEESRSSVYPAREPPRSCENGGKC from the exons ATGGGAGCTTCCAGTCGTGAGCCCGGGGCTTGGATTCGGGAGGTTCTGACCTGCACCCCTGCTGTGGTTTCAGGTTATGGAGCCGTGGTGGGCCCAAAGGAGGTCAGCGGGTTTGAAGGTGACACTGTGTCCCTGCAGTGCTCGTACGGGGAGGAGCGGAGGACGTTCAGGAAATACTGGTGCAGGATTGGCGGCATCTTCATCTCCCGCTGCTCCGGCAGGGTCTACGCGGGAGGAGACAGCCAGGAGGGCAGGGTCTCCGTCCGCGACAGGCGCAAGGAGCTCAGGTTCACCGTCACCCTGCGGAACCTCACCCTGCAAGACGCTGGGCAGTACTGGTGTGGGGTCCAAAGGCTGGGCTTCGATGAGACTTTCCTGGTCTCCCTGCTCGTCTTTCCAG GGCCCTGCTGtccttcctccccttctccctccttccaGCCTCTTACTACTACACGTCTCCAGCCCAAGGCCAAAGCTTGGCAAACTCAGCCCCCAGAATTGA CTTCTCCTGGTCTCCACCCGAGAGTCACCGCAGCCAAGCAGGGGGAGACAGAGCCCAAGGCCCTGCCGTCCACAGGGGCCTCCTGGTACGTGCACGCAGCCAGCTCCCCTGCACGGGCCTCCCCTCACGCGGCGACCTCTCCTCATGCAGGGATCGCCTACCCGGCTACACAGCTGCACGCCACCTCGACAAAGGGCCCCGGCccaagaagcagcagcagcagcagctctaGGCCCAG GGTGTCCATCCCGATTGCCCGCATCTTGGCCCCAGTTCTGATACTGCTGGCCCTTCTGCTGGCCACGGCCCTGGCCGCCCTCGGCAGCCACGTGCTCTGCAGGAGGAAGGAAG GTGCCCTTCGGGGGTCTCTTTCAGTTCCACTGGCCAAGGAGACAGAGAGGAGCGAGAAGGTCGACTTCGCACACTCG GTCAAAGAGGAAAGCAGAAGCTCTGTTTACCCTGCCAGGGAGCCCCCAAGGAGCTGTGAAAACGGAGGGAAGTGTTAG
- the CD300LG gene encoding CMRF35-like molecule 9 isoform X14, whose product MGASSREPGAWIREVLTCTPAVVSGYGAVVGPKEVSGFEGDTVSLQCSYGEERRTFRKYWCRIGGIFISRCSGRVYAGGDSQEGRVSVRDRRKELRFTVTLRNLTLQDAGQYWCGVQRLGFDETFLVSLLVFPGPCCPSSPSPSFQPLTTTRLQPKAKAWQTQPPELTSPGLHPRVTAAKQGETEPKALPSTGASWYVHAASSPARASPHAATSPHAGIAYPATQLHATSTKGPGPRSSSSSSSRPRVSIPIARILAPVLILLALLLATALAALGSHVLCRRKEGEPVPLAKETERSEKVDFAHSGPLGLHSAPSPLPAPTRTSSS is encoded by the exons ATGGGAGCTTCCAGTCGTGAGCCCGGGGCTTGGATTCGGGAGGTTCTGACCTGCACCCCTGCTGTGGTTTCAGGTTATGGAGCCGTGGTGGGCCCAAAGGAGGTCAGCGGGTTTGAAGGTGACACTGTGTCCCTGCAGTGCTCGTACGGGGAGGAGCGGAGGACGTTCAGGAAATACTGGTGCAGGATTGGCGGCATCTTCATCTCCCGCTGCTCCGGCAGGGTCTACGCGGGAGGAGACAGCCAGGAGGGCAGGGTCTCCGTCCGCGACAGGCGCAAGGAGCTCAGGTTCACCGTCACCCTGCGGAACCTCACCCTGCAAGACGCTGGGCAGTACTGGTGTGGGGTCCAAAGGCTGGGCTTCGATGAGACTTTCCTGGTCTCCCTGCTCGTCTTTCCAG GGCCCTGCTGtccttcctccccttctccctccttccaGCCTCTTACTACTACACGTCTCCAGCCCAAGGCCAAAGCTTGGCAAACTCAGCCCCCAGAATTGA CTTCTCCTGGTCTCCACCCGAGAGTCACCGCAGCCAAGCAGGGGGAGACAGAGCCCAAGGCCCTGCCGTCCACAGGGGCCTCCTGGTACGTGCACGCAGCCAGCTCCCCTGCACGGGCCTCCCCTCACGCGGCGACCTCTCCTCATGCAGGGATCGCCTACCCGGCTACACAGCTGCACGCCACCTCGACAAAGGGCCCCGGCccaagaagcagcagcagcagcagctctaGGCCCAG GGTGTCCATCCCGATTGCCCGCATCTTGGCCCCAGTTCTGATACTGCTGGCCCTTCTGCTGGCCACGGCCCTGGCCGCCCTCGGCAGCCACGTGCTCTGCAGGAGGAAGGAAGGTGAGCCAG TTCCACTGGCCAAGGAGACAGAGAGGAGCGAGAAGGTCGACTTCGCACACTCG